The window CCGCTGCCTCCTCACCCATGGCCCTCCGCAGGCGTCCGCAGCGGCTGCTTCTCCCTCCCGTCCTCACTCGCTCGctgttttttcctttcttccctGGCTCCAGCGCGTACCAGTTTTTACGGCGGAACCGTACTGTAGGCTACCAGACCGGTCCAGTAAGGGCTAAACCGGCCGGTActggccggttcagcataccatgagCCAAGCAcaactagtttgggattaaAGTATTGTTGAATTGAGTTGGCCATACCAATGTTGTGCTAAAAATGTTAAGCTTTTCATGATCTGATATCTTCTAATTTGTTGGGCAAGATGTTCTCTAGATTTTTGACATGTAATGTAATATTTCTTTGGCCAAAACTTCTGATCTTTTGTGCAGTTTAACAGTGTAAAATATCAACAGTTTCTTGACTGTTTAAAGTTATCACAAATAACTAAACTAGAATGAATCCATAAATTTTACCATTTCTAATTTCTTTTCTGGCCTAGATATGCTCTGCATTGCACTCTTACTATGGCAGTCCAACAAGTTTCAAAAAAGATAACTGTAGTGTTTATTATAAGACAACCCATAAAAATCTTGAATGCATATACATAATATTTTCCTAAAATTCTAATTAAGAAAAAATCGTAAAAGAACTGAAAATTCTTCACTTTGGTTTTATTTGTGCATTGTTAAAACTTTAAAACATTATAGAACTAATGGAACCTGCATATCTTTTCTGCAGCTCTTATGCCAGTTTGAGCGCAACTCAGTTCTGAAGTTCCTCGAGACCTTTGATAGTTACAGGTTGGAGCATTGTTTACGTCTTTGTCAAGAATATGGGGTTACAGATGCGGCTGCTTTTttgctggaaagagttggtgATGTTGGCAGTGCTTTAACACTTGTCATGGCTGGGCTGAAGGAAAAAATTGACTTTCTTGTTGCTGCTGTGGAAAATTCATCTTCTGAGATCGTGTCAAATAATATTACTGAGATGGAGCAGCTTAATTATGTTTTGCAAATAAATGAGGTTTGAATTAGCCTTAACATATTACTGGAGAATCAGCTATAACTATGAGCACTAGTGGTTATCAGCATTCtgtttgtgttttgtttttattttattttatctcatgCAGGTTGTCTCTGTGCATGATGTATTGCACACCTCTATTGGCCTATGCCAAAGAAATACTCAACGTTTAGATCCACAAGAATCTGAGTCCCTTTGGTTTCGGTTGCTTGACTCGTAAGTTATATATGATCTGCCACCTTATATATAAGTAGGTATACTTTTTATGTCATAACAACTTTTTGAGCATTAACCATGGAAACTTCATCTGCAGCATTATAAAGTAAATGATATATTCCTTTCACAGTTTTACTGATATTGCATTAAGGACAGGGAAATTGCTACTTGATCCTGTGATTAATCTTAATAATGATGCTACTGTGAAGCCTACAATCATTTTCTCTTGACCAGTACaactttgcttttttttttttctgttttgtaAGCACTAGTTTTTGTTCTGTTGCCGAGAAAGTCATGGTGGTGATCTTTCTCTTTCTCACATCATATGACATTCTTAGTTGTCATTGTGGGTGATTCATTGACCCAACCTGATAACATATCATATTCAATCCCACTTTGGGTCATTTTTGGTTGAGACTCCTGTCCATTCTTTCAGGAGATTAGGTGAGGATTAGTGCTATAACACATCTCTAGGCATAGTTATGACATTTTGATTCTTATTTCACACATAAGTTGCTCATCATATGGCTCTTACATACTTCCATGGCACCACATTCCTAGTTTATTATATTTGCCGAGAGTGGAGAAGTTAAAATATGTTAGCCATATAAGGAGAAGCAATTAAAGTGCACATCACTACACAACATTATTGAGCTGAAGTaacattaatttatttatttttagagACTAGCATCTAAATCTATTCATTTCTCCACCCTACTCATTTTTCACATTGCTGCAATGTGGTCCACTCTCCTCCCAATTCGGATAAGGGCTCACTGGAGGAGCCTACATGGCAGCTGGCATGGAGGAAGTTGGCTGAATTGGACTCAGTTTAGTCCACATGCCAAAATGCCCATTAGGCGCAAACACATTACGGTGACCCCTCCAGCACCTTTAGCGACTGCAACAACGACAGCTCCGGCAAGTTCTCCTCCGGTTCTTCACTAGCATCCAATTCCACCATCTTTGCCTCGATTGAGGATTTCTGCCTCAATTCAGCAATAGCCTCTGTGCTCTCAGCTATGATGTCGTCGTTTGCAAGTTTTGTTGGGAGAAATCCCCCTCCTTTCCGGCTAGTATATTTCGATCGAAATCACCTCCACCACATTCGGCTAAGTTGGTGTTGCCTAGCCCTATGCCCTCCAAGGGGAAGAAAAGCGGAGCTTTGGAGGGTGAGGCAAGAGTCCAAGGGCGCCAAAAGTGGACATGGACAGCGAGTGGAAGTGTGGAGTTTGAGTGAGAGAAGCTCTTCATCTCCACTGTTTTCGGCCAAGCGGCCATAGTTGGTGCGGTCGTCCCTCCTATGACCCCGTGCAATGCCTTGAAGGACCACATCAACCAGTTCATTGACCTGGCGGTCAACCTCTACCCCTCCTTTGATCCCCACCATGTCCTATCAAGCAAGCCCTTGCTGGCCATCATTTGCGGCAGCATCCCCAATAGTCTTGCCCACGATGCCTAATTTGCAGTGGGCCCAAACCCGATCACATCCTCCATGAGCTTGCTATCTCTTCAGCAAAGATAACATTATCTAACCCTTCTCTTCTTCGATGGTGATGGCATGCTCCACCTCCTCTTCAATAGCAACAGTCACCACCACGGCACCTTTTAGAACGCATGAGGCTAGCAGCCCCTCCTAAGTGTCTTGGTTGGTTTCCACGATGCCGACGAGTGACGCGGGGCAGTGGCTGCAACTCGTGTGTTGACAGGCCAAATGAACCCCGTGAAGGGTGCAGGGTTGGGCAACACCAACTTGATCAGATGCAGTGGGGTCGGTAGATTGCACTCTTGGCAATGGAACAATTGGTTCGATCTCAGCCATCTAGTCTTTGGCGAGGTTGAGAAACCCATAACCACTATGGAGGTAGTGAAGACGGAGGAGGTAACGGTGGTGGTGTCATCTTGGGAGCCATTGCTGGTGAAACCAAGGGCTGCccagagagggaagaaggtcATCATCAACTTGGCTTATGTTCTCAGAGATAAGCTATAATCCTCGAATTttgaatatttcttttttttttttgctaagtggCTATTTTGACACTTGGGAACTGAGTCCACATcaaattccctttatcttaaaaCAAAATGCTCATGTTAGCAAACTTCTCTATGCTAGCTGCCACGTAGGCACCTCCGATAAGCCTTGACAGAACTAACAGGTAAGTAGAGGTAGACCACGTTGTAGCAATGTAAAAAATGCAGGGTTGATCTTGCAACAATTCAATATGCAGGGGATATTTGCAATTCCTTACGAAATaaaggggtttttttttttagcccAAAAAAActcatctttctcttctctatgTTTTCAGTTGTTATTTTTAGTTTATTCTTTAGATTTCCTTTTTTGACCAACCCCTTATCAAGTTTGGACTTACAATAAAATAACTTTGGATCATTAGAGGATTTAGCAACACAATCATTGTCTGGGCCATCAATAATTTTCTACCCTAAACTCCAatggatttcaagaagtttttatCTAAGCAAACTAGGTTAAGAGTACACAACCATATTTTGTAAATATTACTTCTTTTATATGTTAGGGCTTGTCATTTGGTTTTCTCAAGCAGTGGTTCCTCTACTTTTATTGTTGTTGATACATAGTAATGTACAAACAAAAGAACATGCACAAGTCAGTGAAAAGGTAAACCACTGATACAATAGGATCATATATTCTATTGAATCTTCTGTTCTAACTTAGACTAGTAAACATGAATATTTACTAATATAGAATTCTAGCATCACAAAATTGTTGGGAacctgcccatgccgcagaaaattaaaaaaaaaatttcagatggcagcgaaagaggcatgcgcgggatcgacgttcatcctatgaacgttgttgaataaccgttcgtagatagattagaattaaaaacttttaaactaattatgaagatcagatcttcaccttgtacgggtagatgatcaccgcaaactgaagttcgtggtttaggatgaaggtttgcttgaagccattcacgcgtccggcctctacgggtatccacacgaagcagaggaccgatcaaagcttccttgtctccccggggtgctagctcccttgcagagactactttagatggctgatgtcctccctttgaatcaacccttgattgtgcttgggaggaggaagaaagatgaagtttgaagaagaatcaaagcccctgcagcctacttccttttccctgcgttggaaccaaggaggagggaagaagatggccgccaagctttcttttcttctcaccttgcttgcggctgaaaaccaaggggagaaagggtggtcacgagttggagagggagagggcttcaaaaattaccctagggtgccgcccacttctccttttaaaggcatgaagggctcctacaaattaggagcccttgatctttttccaagaggggcgccggcccctcttgtgttgccgcaccaaggagaaaaaggaggaggcccctccctcatggttaaccctaatcctcattaagtaaggattgggatgccctaatgtggctaagccctaatctaattaggcttagtccaagggtgaaccaattttgggtttgattcatgcaatgtcctaatccaattagaactcaatgaatcatgactcaattgaacccttcaatcctaatctaattaggagtcattagattaataattaattgggacttaagaaatcctaatccaattaggacttatttaattttagtcctaatccaattaggactcttctttgaatccaaagttctaattcaattaggacttctaggaatcctattctaagtaggaatccaaattgaattcaaaatcctaatctaattaggattgtaggaatcaaggtccgccgtaccggtccggctcggcgtaccggtggccggccggaccggtacggtaccggccgGGCTCCGCGAGcccgacttttttttttttaatgttgtctctgttggatcttaaattaaatgaaaattgatgtttttttattacttttttcatgatttttgatattttcatatttaaatttagggttgaaatttgaaacatatatgatgcatgattgcatgttatgttttcctcccgttcgaaatgataaaatcatacacataaaatatcttcgaattaagatacaatcatttacatacatttaaagtactctaggatatctaaaatcgggacgagtgccgatggctctcgtagatatctggatcataagtataatcaggaggaggcaaatcaacccaatcagaaggaacacgcgccaggttataagaactgtcggatctctcgctcacgctctggctctgagaggtgtcctctgattgtgtaggggcccatccaaatatggcggaagcaaaatccaatgcaccatatccgtattcgtcaggctgaggctgtggataatagaatccgtatccgtatgttgtcggatctgcagtcgtatcctgtcttcctgaacgacctcgaggagcccgtctTCTATATCCAATAATATCCTCACGATCTCTATCAGGTGGTCGACCGTGGTCCGTATCCTGTGTAGCACCCATAAATTGGGACTCACCGGTGAAATAAAGACCACCCTCCGGCTGTGTCTCATGagtaccatactgtcctccgctccctccatggctagaagatccatcaccaccagaaccttcatcgctgctagtccaagtctcttcctcgacactctccattgggattctttgtttttctttcctggccctctctgtctggctcccctgtgcctgcggctgatcagctctgggagtgcgtggaatattgcgctcagcccattgctctggatcgaccccagtttcggtggctatgaaggtagctggtcgtggaggcgatcctggctcgtcaagctcgggctcctgctgctggcctACAAGCCAGCCGAGTAGTGGATCATCGTCATCAGCGGTGAAGGACCCGTAAATCGGATCTgtatacttgagctccacttcctcctggatgcactttagcctcaaccgcaaattgtaatgcacataaacaaggtcgttgaggcgcttttgcgtcaaacggtttctttgtttgctgtggataagggcgaaggtggaccaattgcgctcacatccactagaggagactgtttgggagaggatccggatagctatccgctttagatttctcgcggatccgccaaaatgcacccaccattcagctgcaaaaatatttatgaagattacatatatgatagttCCATAATAGTAACTAAGTAACACCAGGTAAATGTTTTGCTGATGTGTCACGTACCTGGATTCATATTGTGTTTGCTGACGACAGCCGCTCGTTGGCCAAAACTGTAGCTGccttctctaaataatttgctctgtgaaaaataagcataagaaaaccatgttaataattgaagatgctgatatacttacacatgctagtaattactaaatcataattacctcttcaagacatagggccgctttttctggatctgcctccatcttgtaaatcacattacgcaaagcatccagaagtgtttcatccataccaattccatctatgctgtactgaaaccgggggtttaggtagtatgctgcacatatacgagactatcttagcataattatataattatatccatcactataattgtcactataattatatcttagtttacctgctagatgtaattccgtacccatttgcgctccccaccgttgctcaatgatgttgatgtatgaccggccatgtgctggatccgcctccataatctgatcctttgccttgaccatcatgtgatacaaaaaccccatctgggggtagatctcgctatctacggcccgcagcacttcatataatggtttgatagccttgactattgtagtagcccgctgccagaatggctgtctcgtcaccaagtcttctatcttgctcccttcagtgccggcataagaatatctactatcataccactcgggactggcaaacatctgacgtagggctcctctcttctcgagtatgctatcaagtgcgatgaagttggtagcaaaccgtgtgactcctggtctcagaatctctccccctgcatactttctcatcaatgaaagaacccagttatggttataaatatacctcgtaatgcgttgggctgtctccaccgtttgttgcaccctacggatctttccaatgtccatcaacataagatcgatacaatgtgcagcacatggggtccagaaaatatgtggccgccgctccatcaagacctgcccggcagccttatattgcggcccattatcagtgacgacctgcacgacattctcctctcctaccagatcaatcacatcctccataagtttcagcatgtacgaggtgttgtgcacataagccgaagcatcaatcgacttgtggaagaaggtcttagcatcacagtatgtcaggaagttgatgatgctccgcctggtcggaccggtccaaccatcgcacatgatggttagtccatatatgggccacttgctcttgtaggagtcaatccaattctccagctcctccttattgttgtcaagaagctcaccgtatatatccttcgggcctggaggagctacaccgggaccggcagcttgtatggcggcaatggcagacctgtagtatgtattgtctgccacattcgctgggatgtggctgaagtgaaaccaggatccaatagctcgccacatagttttcttcttatccttcatccacattgtgtctaccctctgctgccttgaatctctactggggagagcatgcggatctacatcatgAATTGTCGCTCCTTCTGGAACTCCTCTAGATGACTACCAAAACCACccagcatagatgcaatccggccaCGTTCTTTGCCGACGCCCTCCCTTACTGAAGTTGTCCTCAAGAACTCTGGATCTTGTCTAGTGCTTCGAGAACCGCCGCCCGACTCGTATGcagagggcccaaatcgagccctatgcctggccacctcctcctgctgccactgatcatccaggcttgcatgcatggccgcctgaatatctgcctcctcctcatctagatcctcgacctcctctggctccctagagtgataggaaggtggctctgccgcttggcgatcgacctccgccctcttcttggaagccatctccttcgctTCTTTGGCCTCAGCAAGATTCTGCCTCATCAGCACACGAATCTCGTTAGGACAATTTCGGCACGTAGCAACCTCACCGGAATTTCCGGCTAAGTGTTGCTTCAACCTGGTTACCCCTCCTCCCTTGAAAACCTTGTCGCAAAACTTGCATTGAAACTGGTGTCGTTGCCCCTCACTTCCAAGTCTTCGCCCATAAGACCAGCCAATATCACGCTTTGCAGGGTtcgtttttcttgatggctccatttctatcataaaaagacaacttatcaaaaaattaagctaataaagtaaatttttgcattatcttattatttaagtaatttataaactattttttttaagtaaattattaacaaaattaatgaaataatataGGATAAAAAAACCGCACCTTAAATAGTCTCCGCTGGATTTTTTGGGCAGGACCTCCTCCTCGCTATCTCTCAAATCTTTCCGTCTCCGCACCTTAAATAGAACCTCTCAAGTCTCAACCTCAAATTGTTTGGGAAAGAAGTGAGCCTCGTTCGGTTTTTATAACCGAACGAGAGGCTTAAGATCGTGCTGTTAATCCCAGATTAACAGAAAATCCCAGCTTAAGATCGTTGATTCGGTACGGAAAGAAGTGGCCGGTCGGCCACTTCCTTGTTTTTTAATGGGAAGGAGTGGCCTCCGGCCACTCCTTTTCccattaaaaaaggaaaaaagctgTGGCCTGTCGGccacagcaatttttttttttttttgaaagaagtggcCGGTTGGCCACTTCCTTCTTAAAACCACGCGCGgcgcgtggtttttgaaaccacgcgcCGCGGTGGTTTTTGGAACCACAGTGCCTCGCTGtggttcccaaaaaaaaaaaaaaaagtgaaagaagtggcccacgggccacttctcccttaaaaccacgcgccgcccgtggtttttgaaaccacagcGCGAAGCGCTGtggtttcttaaaaaaaaaaaaacacccgtaccggccggtacggggtccgtaccggccggttcgcagatGAAAACCGGATACCGGTTTTCATCTGTCTCCGGTACCGGTCAAGCACCGGACCGGtttgtaccggccggtacgggccggtacggcttTCCTTGgtaggaattctactccaagcaggactcccagtcctagtccaagtaggattcccagtcctaatccaattaggactccagaaatcctact of the Phoenix dactylifera cultivar Barhee BC4 unplaced genomic scaffold, palm_55x_up_171113_PBpolish2nd_filt_p 000213F, whole genome shotgun sequence genome contains:
- the LOC120105161 gene encoding uncharacterized protein LOC120105161 codes for the protein MEPSRKTNPAKRDIGWSYGRRLGSEGQRHQFQCKFCDKVFKGGGVTRLKQHLAGNSGEVATCRNCPNEIRVLMRQNLAEAKEAKEMASKKRAEVDRQAAEPPSYHSREPEEVEDLDEEEADIQAAMHASLDDQWQQEEVARHRARFGPSAYESGGGSRSTRQDPEFLRTTSVREGVGKERGRIASMLGGFGSHLEEFQKERQFMM